A single Tenacibaculum sp. 190524A02b DNA region contains:
- a CDS encoding endonuclease, whose translation MKKIYPFLLLFISATVFAQVPTYYNDVNINLTGSSLRNALATKIISTHTTNLSYTPGVWNALKQTDLDPNNNSKVLLIYGYNDTDGNHVTDRTRGKDDNGGNAGSEWNREHVYPKSLGNPNLGTSGPGADVHHLRPADISFNSQRGSQKFAQGSGNAGSVSGGWYPGDEWKGDVARMMLYMYLRYGNQCLPKNVAVGSSPSSDNNMVSMLLEWNAQDPVSNLEKQRNPIVENLQGNRNPFIDNPAFATKIWGGPQAEDLFGTGSGDTQAPTAPSNLTVSNTTATSVNLTWNASSDNVSVTGYDVYRNNTKITTVSNTNYQVNGLTPATNYSFYIKAKDAANNISTASNTVSVTTSSGGSTGTATDLLISEYIEGSSNNKAIELANFTGNTINLSNYSLKKATNGGGWSSTLALNGQLTNGKTYVIAHTSASSTVKNKAQKTDSGVLSFNGNDAIGLFKNNVLIDLIGNPNSSNTFAKDKTLQRKSTVNSPNITYVTSEWNILSKDTFSGLGNHTIDGGSTPDTSAPTTPSNLTISNITQNSMQLNWNASSDNIAVTGYDVYRNSVKVATSTSTNFSVTGLNASTNYNFYIKAKDAAGNSSSASTVKSATTLANNLSYCSSKGNNANFEFIDNIVLGGISNSTNSNGGYADFTSLTGTLPYGSNTIVVSAGFSDSSYTENWRVWIDFNQNGTFDSNELVVNGSSSSAGNLSYNFNIPSTAKSGKTRMRVSMKWNGTPAPCETFSYGEVEDYSVIIGASNRLDSKNIKTVKIDGKLGNEPASFDANIYPNPAKDFVSLQLIDGRTSSFEIYNSIGQVVSKGKSSRAINLSSLAKGIYIININDGNKTITKKLIKE comes from the coding sequence GCACAAGTTCCTACTTATTATAATGATGTAAATATAAATCTTACAGGAAGCTCTTTAAGAAACGCTTTAGCTACTAAAATTATTAGTACGCATACTACTAATTTATCCTATACACCTGGTGTATGGAATGCTTTAAAACAAACTGATTTAGATCCTAATAACAACTCAAAAGTTTTACTTATTTATGGGTATAATGATACAGACGGAAACCACGTTACAGATAGAACTAGAGGCAAAGATGATAATGGTGGAAACGCAGGCTCTGAATGGAATAGAGAACATGTTTACCCTAAATCATTAGGAAATCCAAATTTAGGAACCTCTGGTCCTGGTGCAGATGTACATCATTTACGACCTGCAGATATTTCTTTTAATTCACAAAGAGGTAGTCAAAAATTTGCTCAAGGTTCTGGAAATGCCGGTAGTGTTTCTGGCGGATGGTATCCTGGTGACGAATGGAAAGGTGATGTTGCTAGAATGATGTTATACATGTACTTGCGTTATGGTAATCAATGTTTACCTAAGAATGTTGCGGTAGGTAGTTCACCTTCTTCTGATAACAACATGGTTTCAATGCTTTTAGAGTGGAACGCTCAAGATCCTGTTTCTAATCTTGAAAAACAAAGAAACCCAATTGTAGAAAATTTACAAGGCAATAGAAATCCTTTTATTGATAATCCTGCTTTTGCTACAAAAATTTGGGGTGGTCCTCAGGCTGAAGATTTATTTGGTACCGGATCTGGTGATACACAAGCACCAACTGCACCAAGTAATTTAACAGTTTCAAATACTACAGCTACATCAGTGAACTTAACCTGGAATGCTTCTTCTGATAATGTTAGTGTAACTGGATATGATGTATACAGGAATAATACGAAAATAACTACTGTTTCAAACACTAATTATCAAGTTAATGGATTAACTCCAGCTACTAACTATTCTTTTTATATAAAAGCTAAAGATGCTGCCAACAATATTTCAACTGCTAGTAATACAGTTAGTGTTACAACTTCTTCAGGAGGTTCTACTGGCACAGCTACAGATTTATTAATCTCAGAATATATTGAGGGATCATCTAATAACAAAGCCATTGAATTAGCAAATTTTACAGGAAATACTATTAATTTGTCTAACTACAGTCTAAAAAAAGCGACTAATGGTGGAGGCTGGTCAAGCACTTTAGCTCTTAACGGACAATTGACTAATGGAAAAACTTACGTGATTGCTCATACAAGTGCGTCTTCTACTGTAAAGAACAAAGCACAAAAAACTGATTCAGGAGTACTTTCTTTTAATGGGAATGATGCTATTGGTTTATTTAAAAACAATGTACTTATTGACTTAATTGGAAACCCTAATAGTTCTAACACCTTTGCTAAGGACAAAACATTACAAAGAAAAAGTACTGTTAATTCACCTAACATTACTTATGTTACTTCTGAATGGAATATTTTATCTAAAGATACTTTTTCTGGTTTGGGAAACCACACTATAGATGGAGGTAGTACTCCTGACACTTCTGCTCCAACAACTCCAAGTAACTTAACAATTTCTAACATTACTCAAAATTCTATGCAATTAAACTGGAATGCTTCTTCTGATAATATTGCTGTTACTGGATATGATGTATATAGGAATTCTGTAAAAGTAGCTACCTCTACTTCTACTAATTTTTCAGTTACTGGATTAAATGCTAGTACAAATTATAACTTTTACATTAAAGCTAAAGACGCTGCTGGTAATAGTTCATCTGCTAGTACTGTTAAATCTGCTACCACTTTAGCGAACAATCTAAGTTATTGTTCTTCTAAAGGCAATAATGCTAACTTTGAGTTTATTGATAATATTGTACTTGGTGGTATTTCAAATAGCACAAATAGTAATGGTGGTTATGCTGATTTTACTTCTTTAACAGGAACACTACCATATGGTAGTAATACAATTGTAGTTAGTGCTGGTTTCTCTGATTCTTCTTATACCGAAAATTGGAGAGTATGGATAGACTTCAATCAAAATGGAACTTTTGATAGTAATGAACTAGTGGTAAATGGTTCTTCCTCTAGTGCTGGTAACTTATCTTATAACTTTAATATACCATCAACTGCTAAATCTGGAAAAACCAGAATGCGAGTTTCTATGAAATGGAACGGTACTCCTGCTCCTTGTGAAACATTTTCCTATGGTGAAGTTGAAGATTATTCTGTCATTATTGGAGCCTCTAATAGGTTAGATTCTAAAAACATTAAAACTGTAAAAATTGATGGAAAACTAGGTAATGAGCCAGCCTCTTTTGATGCTAACATTTACCCTAATCCTGCTAAAGACTTTGTTTCTTTACAGTTAATAGACGGTAGAACTTCTAGTTTTGAGATTTATAATTCAATAGGACAAGTTGTTTCTAAAGGAAAATCTTCTAGAGCTATTAATCTTTCAAGCTTAGCAAAAGGTATTTACATAATAAACATAAACGATGGTAATAAAACTATTACCAAAAAACTTATTAAAGAGTAA
- a CDS encoding DUF6503 family protein, protein MRYFIFLLLIAFTGCKPEYTAQQIVDLSINKSGLEKLNTAEISFDFRGKNYKANRNNGSYEYTKVWKQDSIVIKDVLSNLGFKRFINDSLVNLSDKDVKRYANSVNSVHYFSILPLGLNDKAVNKKLLPSIVIKGKTYYKVQVTFNQEGGGDDFDDVFLYWFNTETFKLEYLAYKYHTNGGGVRFRDVKKEHLISGVRLVDYNNYKPKENTINFLDIDKIYEEGNLKKVSEIVLENINIK, encoded by the coding sequence ATGAGATATTTTATATTCCTATTACTAATAGCTTTTACTGGATGTAAACCAGAATACACCGCACAACAAATAGTAGATTTATCAATAAATAAGTCTGGGTTAGAAAAATTGAATACAGCAGAAATTTCTTTTGATTTTAGAGGGAAAAACTATAAAGCTAATAGAAATAATGGAAGTTATGAGTATACAAAAGTATGGAAACAAGACAGTATAGTAATTAAAGATGTGCTTTCTAATTTGGGTTTTAAAAGGTTTATAAATGACAGTTTAGTTAATTTATCTGATAAGGATGTCAAAAGATATGCTAATTCAGTAAATTCAGTACATTATTTTTCAATTTTACCATTAGGCTTAAATGATAAAGCTGTAAATAAAAAGTTACTACCTTCTATTGTAATTAAAGGAAAAACATATTATAAAGTTCAGGTAACTTTTAATCAAGAAGGAGGAGGAGATGATTTTGATGATGTATTTCTTTATTGGTTTAATACAGAAACGTTCAAGTTAGAATATTTAGCCTACAAATACCATACAAACGGAGGTGGAGTTCGTTTTAGAGATGTTAAAAAAGAACATTTAATAAGCGGAGTACGTTTAGTGGATTACAATAACTATAAACCAAAAGAAAATACGATTAACTTTTTGGATATAGATAAGATTTATGAAGAAGGAAATCTGAAGAAAGTATCAGAAATAGTATTAGAGAATATTAACATTAAATAA